From the genome of bacterium, one region includes:
- a CDS encoding cysteine-rich small domain-containing protein, which produces MISRANKFCKFYPCHEGLEDCTFCYCPLYPCGNQLRGEYVYSIKFKKNIWSCEHCNWIHKKKTVDNIFKIIRKNKRRIDADTKRNNKQD; this is translated from the coding sequence ATGATAAGCAGAGCTAACAAATTCTGTAAATTTTATCCATGCCATGAAGGATTGGAAGACTGCACGTTTTGTTATTGCCCGTTATATCCTTGTGGAAATCAACTCAGGGGGGAATATGTTTATTCAATAAAGTTTAAGAAAAATATCTGGTCGTGCGAGCATTGTAACTGGATACATAAAAAGAAAACTGTAGATAATATTTTTAAAATAATCCGGAAAAACAAAAGGAGAATAGATGCAGATACTAAAAGAAACAATAAACAGGATTAA